One genomic region from Danio aesculapii chromosome 24, fDanAes4.1, whole genome shotgun sequence encodes:
- the LOC130218196 gene encoding guanine nucleotide-binding protein G(s) subunit alpha isoform X1, with amino-acid sequence MFDVGGQRDERRKWIQCFNDVTAIIFVVASSSYNMVIREDNNTNRLREALALFRSIWNNRWLRTISVILFLNKQDMLAEKVLAGKSKIEDYFPDFAYYTLPDKVKKRKCVWKRKKRNGDDVSNITPDPGEDPKVTRAKFFIRDEFLKISTESGDGRHYCYPHFTCAVDTENIRRVFNDCRDIIQRMHLRQYELL; translated from the exons ATGTTTGATGTGGGAGGTCAGAGAGACGAGAGGAGGAAATGGATTCAGTGTTTTAATg aCGTCACAGCGATCATCTTTGTGGTAGCGAGCAGCAGCTATAACATGGTCATAAGGGAAGACAACAACACAAACAGGCTACGGGAAGCACTTGCTCTTTTTCGCAGTATCTGGAACAACAG ATGGTTACGGACAATTTCTGTCATATTGTTTCTGAATAAGCAGGACATGCTGGCGGAAAAAGTATTAGCTGGGAAATCCAAAATTGAAGATTATTTCCCTGATTTTGCGTATTACACCTTACCAGATAAAG TAAAGAAAAGGAAATGTGTATGGAAGAGAAAAAAGCGAAATGGAGACGATGTGTCAAACA TAACTCCGGATCCTGGTGAAGACCCCAAAGTGACAAGAGCCAAGTTTTTCATTCGTGACGAGTTTCTG AAAATAAGTACAGAAAGCGGAGACGGCCGTCACTACTGTTACCCCCATTTCACATGTGCAGTGGACACAGAAAACATCCGGCGGGTGTTCAACGACTGCAGAGACATCATCCAGAGAATGCACCTGCGGCAGTATGAACTCTTGTGA
- the LOC130218196 gene encoding guanine nucleotide-binding protein G(s) subunit alpha isoform X2, with protein sequence MFDVGGQRDERRKWIQCFNDVTAIIFVVASSSYNMVIREDNNTNRLREALALFRSIWNNRWLRTISVILFLNKQDMLAEKVLAGKSKIEDYFPDFAYYTLPDKVTPDPGEDPKVTRAKFFIRDEFLKISTESGDGRHYCYPHFTCAVDTENIRRVFNDCRDIIQRMHLRQYELL encoded by the exons ATGTTTGATGTGGGAGGTCAGAGAGACGAGAGGAGGAAATGGATTCAGTGTTTTAATg aCGTCACAGCGATCATCTTTGTGGTAGCGAGCAGCAGCTATAACATGGTCATAAGGGAAGACAACAACACAAACAGGCTACGGGAAGCACTTGCTCTTTTTCGCAGTATCTGGAACAACAG ATGGTTACGGACAATTTCTGTCATATTGTTTCTGAATAAGCAGGACATGCTGGCGGAAAAAGTATTAGCTGGGAAATCCAAAATTGAAGATTATTTCCCTGATTTTGCGTATTACACCTTACCAGATAAAG TAACTCCGGATCCTGGTGAAGACCCCAAAGTGACAAGAGCCAAGTTTTTCATTCGTGACGAGTTTCTG AAAATAAGTACAGAAAGCGGAGACGGCCGTCACTACTGTTACCCCCATTTCACATGTGCAGTGGACACAGAAAACATCCGGCGGGTGTTCAACGACTGCAGAGACATCATCCAGAGAATGCACCTGCGGCAGTATGAACTCTTGTGA